A stretch of the Odontesthes bonariensis isolate fOdoBon6 chromosome 5, fOdoBon6.hap1, whole genome shotgun sequence genome encodes the following:
- the LOC142380591 gene encoding cortexin domain-containing 1 protein, giving the protein MDPPVVPATWMDVDVDLGFALFFFFLLCSFLLVTIIRCAQLVLDPYSAVSASAYQEEQTEE; this is encoded by the coding sequence ATGGACCCTCCAGTTGTCCCTGCGACCTGGATGGATGTGGATGTGGACCTCGGTTTtgccctctttttctttttcctcctctgctccttctTGTTGGTCACCATCATCCGCTGTGCTCAGCTGGTGCTGGACCCTTACAGCGCCGTCTCTGCGTCCGCATATCAGGAGGAGCAAACGGAGGAATGA